A window from Verrucomicrobiia bacterium encodes these proteins:
- the infB gene encoding translation initiation factor IF-2 — protein sequence MAPKPSKTKSGKAKSNSATTGASKKETKTVTKKATASKTVSRKKTKGEVEGVLREKTLDDKPVSTKPITVEEPTKSSVVLEKKDTVSLESEKKESLIVKPVEISENKADEVEDKRVVMKPPIIVKDLAGRLNCKPYQLVHDLMEMNIFAALNQTLEVDVARRLCEKRGYTFEIEKRDHEAAVQKPKEKPAPTPIEEAKEILAPRAPVIAFMGHVDHGKTSLMDAIRQTQVARGEAGGITQHIGAYTAESNGHKITFLDTPGHAAFSAMRARGANVTDIVVLVVAADDGLMPQTLEAIAHAKAAGVKIMVALNKMDLPGADSNRVKGQLQEQGLQPEEWGGETIVCEVSATKKTGIDRLLENMSVLAEVLELKANPKGLAKGTVIEAQLEQGRGAIATVLVQSGSLEVGDPFICGDYWGKVKSLFDDKGKAVKSAGPSTPVKVLGFSGVPLAGEAFIEMESEREARTLSEERQSQKRLGRLEVKKRVTLENIFETLQENDRKALSIVLKGDVQGSVEAIHDALMQIKSEKVGIEIIYKGVGPITESDVMLASASNAVVIGFNTKTENVAAGAAKREEVQIKLYSIIYELIDQVKEAMAGLLDPVLRETTLGTAICKQVIRLSKFPVAGCMVQSGRVTKSGRARVLRNRQPIYDGGIVTLKRFQDEVNEVRSGLECGIRLGDFSDYEVGDVIECYQLEKTPQQL from the coding sequence ATGGCACCTAAACCCTCTAAAACGAAAAGTGGAAAAGCCAAAAGCAATTCTGCCACTACGGGTGCGTCTAAAAAAGAAACAAAAACCGTTACTAAAAAAGCAACTGCTTCGAAAACAGTTTCACGTAAAAAAACTAAAGGTGAAGTTGAAGGAGTTCTTAGAGAAAAAACTTTAGATGATAAACCGGTTTCGACAAAACCTATTACGGTTGAAGAACCAACTAAAAGTTCGGTTGTTTTAGAAAAGAAGGACACTGTTTCTTTGGAGTCTGAAAAAAAGGAAAGTTTGATTGTTAAACCTGTTGAAATTTCTGAAAACAAGGCGGATGAAGTTGAAGATAAGCGCGTGGTGATGAAGCCGCCGATTATTGTTAAAGATTTAGCGGGTCGACTTAACTGCAAACCTTATCAGCTTGTGCATGATTTGATGGAGATGAATATTTTTGCTGCATTGAATCAAACGTTGGAAGTGGATGTTGCTCGGAGGCTTTGTGAAAAACGTGGCTACACGTTTGAAATCGAAAAACGCGATCATGAAGCAGCGGTTCAGAAGCCTAAAGAGAAACCAGCGCCAACTCCCATAGAAGAAGCAAAAGAAATCTTAGCGCCTCGTGCTCCAGTAATTGCATTCATGGGACATGTTGATCATGGAAAAACTTCTTTGATGGACGCGATTCGTCAAACTCAAGTGGCCAGAGGCGAGGCTGGAGGTATCACGCAACATATTGGCGCTTATACAGCGGAAAGCAATGGTCATAAAATCACTTTTCTCGATACTCCGGGGCATGCGGCGTTTTCGGCTATGCGCGCGCGGGGCGCGAATGTAACGGATATTGTAGTTTTAGTGGTTGCTGCGGACGATGGTTTGATGCCGCAAACTTTGGAAGCTATCGCACATGCCAAAGCGGCAGGTGTAAAAATTATGGTGGCTTTAAATAAAATGGATTTGCCTGGCGCTGATTCCAATCGAGTTAAGGGACAATTACAAGAACAAGGACTGCAACCCGAAGAATGGGGTGGAGAAACAATTGTTTGTGAAGTGTCTGCCACTAAGAAAACCGGCATTGATCGATTGCTTGAAAACATGTCTGTTCTAGCCGAAGTTTTGGAATTGAAAGCCAACCCTAAAGGACTGGCTAAGGGAACAGTCATTGAAGCGCAGTTGGAACAAGGACGCGGCGCTATTGCTACGGTTTTGGTGCAAAGTGGTAGTTTGGAAGTGGGAGATCCCTTTATTTGCGGTGATTATTGGGGTAAAGTGAAATCATTATTTGATGACAAAGGTAAAGCGGTGAAATCGGCTGGACCTTCAACGCCTGTTAAAGTTTTAGGTTTTTCAGGAGTGCCTTTGGCGGGTGAAGCATTTATCGAAATGGAAAGTGAACGGGAGGCACGAACTTTGTCAGAAGAACGACAATCGCAAAAACGGTTGGGTCGTTTGGAAGTGAAAAAACGGGTGACATTGGAAAATATTTTTGAAACATTGCAAGAGAACGATCGCAAAGCTTTATCGATTGTTTTAAAGGGTGATGTACAAGGTTCTGTAGAGGCGATTCATGACGCTCTAATGCAAATTAAGAGTGAAAAAGTAGGCATCGAAATCATTTACAAAGGAGTTGGACCGATTACTGAATCCGATGTGATGTTGGCATCAGCTTCGAATGCTGTAGTTATTGGATTTAACACCAAAACGGAAAACGTTGCGGCAGGCGCGGCCAAGCGAGAGGAAGTTCAGATTAAACTTTACAGTATTATCTATGAGTTAATCGATCAGGTTAAAGAAGCAATGGCGGGTCTGCTGGATCCTGTTTTGAGAGAAACGACATTGGGGACTGCGATATGCAAGCAGGTAATTCGTTTATCAAAATTCCCAGTAGCCGGTTGTATGGTGCAAAGCGGACGTGTGACCAAAAGTGGGCGCGCGCGTGTGTTGCGCAATCGACAACCCATTTATGATGGCGGGATTGTTACGTTGAAACGTTTTCAGGATGAAGTCAATGAAGTGCGAAGCGGTTTGGAGTGCGGTATTCGTTTAGGCGATTTTAGCGATTACGAAGTTGGTGACGTGATTGAGTGTTATCAATTAGAAAAAACGCCGCAACAACTTTAA
- the dapF gene encoding diaminopimelate epimerase produces MKVAFTKMSGAGNDFILMDNRRGVLHFSKSQIATLCHRHFGVGADGLLLVEAPLNGEADFRMRYYNADGGEAEMCGNGARCFARYASQLANQDSAISFETPAGLIRASFEGDLVTINMTQPQEIELNKTITLESGSYGVHHCNTGVPHAILFVGEIEAAKVEELGREIRFHMDYQPKGTNVNFVQKLGENMIRVRTYERGVEGETLACGTGMVASAIVSHLVRKVTLPMQVKVQGGDILEVNFKQKGNTFEEVTLKGPATFVFQGEVEV; encoded by the coding sequence AAATGTCAGGTGCGGGAAACGATTTTATCTTGATGGATAATCGTCGAGGAGTGTTGCATTTTTCGAAAAGTCAGATCGCAACTTTGTGTCATCGCCATTTTGGTGTGGGTGCAGATGGGCTATTATTGGTGGAAGCGCCCTTAAATGGAGAAGCGGATTTTCGCATGCGTTATTATAATGCAGATGGCGGCGAGGCGGAGATGTGTGGTAATGGTGCGCGCTGTTTTGCGCGTTATGCTTCGCAGTTAGCCAATCAGGATTCTGCGATTTCGTTTGAGACGCCGGCCGGCTTGATTCGAGCTTCGTTTGAGGGAGATCTTGTTACGATTAATATGACTCAACCGCAAGAGATTGAATTAAATAAAACTATTACTCTGGAGTCGGGTAGTTACGGGGTTCATCATTGCAACACGGGCGTGCCGCACGCGATTCTTTTTGTTGGAGAGATTGAGGCGGCTAAAGTTGAGGAGTTGGGGCGAGAAATTCGTTTTCATATGGATTATCAGCCGAAAGGGACCAACGTAAATTTTGTGCAAAAATTAGGTGAGAACATGATACGTGTGCGCACTTATGAGCGCGGGGTCGAAGGGGAAACATTGGCTTGTGGCACGGGAATGGTGGCGAGTGCAATTGTTTCGCATTTGGTTCGAAAAGTGACTTTGCCGATGCAAGTAAAAGTGCAAGGTGGCGATATTTTAGAAGTGAATTTTAAGCAAAAAGGTAATACTTTTGAAGAGGTTACTTTAAAAGGACCGGCTACTTTTGTGTTTCAAGGTGAGGTGGAGGTTTGA
- the nusA gene encoding transcription termination factor NusA: MNAEFLAVLEQLERDKGISKETLFSVVESAILAATLKSQGPARDLKVKIDRKTGDIKAFARLTVVSHVKEPFEQISLVDARKRMPGCLLGQTYEIEVTPKDMGRIAAQAVKQGIMQALRGEEKRMIYDEFKNRAGDIVTGVVRRFVKSDVYVDLGKFEAIMPQSERVATEEYQIGDRVRALVSSVELTPRGPQIILTRSHENFVRRLFELECNELANGTVEIKAMAREAGYRTKIAVWSKQEKVDPVGACVGIRGSRVKNIVRELNNERVDIFRWSDNIRELVVEAMKPAKLKSLEFDEANKKVIATVDDENLALAIGKRGQNARLTQRLTGWEIDVKRDETQKEQFAEKVQKAASELAKELQVDMEIAKAAVVAGFPNLESLQEVDIEDIAGAIPDEDAVEKIKQALEKLKEKAS, translated from the coding sequence ATGAATGCAGAATTTTTAGCAGTATTGGAGCAGTTAGAACGGGATAAAGGCATTTCGAAAGAAACGCTTTTTTCTGTTGTGGAATCGGCAATTTTAGCGGCGACGCTAAAAAGTCAGGGGCCTGCTCGCGATTTAAAGGTTAAAATTGATCGAAAAACAGGTGATATTAAAGCGTTTGCGCGTTTAACTGTGGTTTCGCACGTGAAAGAGCCATTCGAGCAAATTAGTTTAGTGGATGCTCGTAAGCGTATGCCGGGTTGTTTGTTGGGGCAGACTTATGAGATTGAAGTTACGCCAAAAGATATGGGGCGTATTGCCGCACAAGCTGTGAAGCAAGGTATCATGCAAGCATTGCGCGGTGAAGAAAAACGCATGATTTACGATGAATTTAAAAATCGTGCGGGCGATATTGTTACCGGTGTGGTGAGACGTTTTGTGAAATCGGACGTATATGTAGATTTGGGTAAATTTGAAGCGATTATGCCGCAAAGCGAACGGGTGGCAACGGAAGAGTATCAAATTGGCGACCGAGTCCGAGCATTGGTTTCGAGTGTAGAATTAACACCGCGGGGTCCGCAGATTATTTTAACGCGGAGTCACGAAAATTTTGTAAGACGATTGTTTGAATTGGAGTGCAATGAATTGGCTAATGGCACAGTAGAAATCAAAGCCATGGCTCGCGAAGCGGGTTATCGAACTAAAATTGCTGTGTGGTCCAAACAGGAAAAAGTGGATCCAGTGGGCGCTTGCGTGGGGATTCGCGGCTCACGGGTAAAAAATATTGTTCGTGAATTGAATAATGAACGTGTCGATATTTTTCGATGGTCTGATAATATTCGAGAGTTGGTTGTTGAAGCGATGAAGCCTGCGAAACTCAAAAGTTTGGAATTTGACGAAGCGAATAAAAAAGTTATTGCAACTGTGGATGATGAAAATTTAGCTTTAGCGATTGGCAAACGAGGCCAAAATGCGCGATTGACTCAACGTTTGACCGGTTGGGAAATTGATGTCAAACGAGATGAAACGCAAAAAGAACAGTTTGCGGAAAAAGTTCAAAAAGCAGCGAGCGAATTAGCTAAGGAATTGCAAGTGGACATGGAAATTGCCAAAGCTGCAGTAGTAGCCGGGTTCCCGAATTTGGAGAGTTTACAGGAAGTTGACATTGAGGATATTGCAGGGGCGATTCCCGATGAAGACGCAGTGGAAAAAATTAAACAAGCCCTGGAGAAACTGAAAGAGAAAGCTTCATAA
- the rbfA gene encoding 30S ribosome-binding factor RbfA: MGSHRMERVNEVMRRELAMIIPKVVPMQKILLTITGVEVKSDLKSADVFLSFLGGTVKEQEAAFDAINQKRGEIQHLVSRRVTMKFTPALHFKVDHSVERGTRLLQILDELEGSAENS; the protein is encoded by the coding sequence ATGGGTTCACATCGAATGGAGCGAGTTAATGAGGTGATGCGGCGTGAATTGGCGATGATTATTCCTAAAGTTGTGCCGATGCAGAAAATTTTACTCACGATAACGGGTGTAGAGGTGAAGTCCGATTTAAAAAGTGCCGATGTTTTCCTAAGTTTTTTGGGTGGCACAGTTAAGGAGCAAGAAGCGGCGTTTGATGCGATTAATCAAAAGCGTGGCGAAATTCAGCATTTAGTTTCGCGTCGAGTGACGATGAAATTTACGCCCGCATTGCATTTTAAAGTAGACCACTCTGTAGAGCGAGGCACTCGACTTCTTCAAATTTTGGATGAGTTAGAAGGTTCCGCAGAAAATTCTTAA
- the dapB gene encoding 4-hydroxy-tetrahydrodipicolinate reductase — protein MSLPKLGIVGAKGRMGKALLQLAEPAGFQVEGALDQGDDLEKGLEACDVIIDFSVHTITTQVAEQARQCSVPLVIGTTGHTPKEIEAVGNRAKAIPIVFAPNFSVGVNTLFWLTRKAAEILGPNFDLEVLEMHHHLKKDAPSGTAKHLAEILCGVRKLQYERDVRHGRYGLIGERAKSEIGMHAIRGGDVVGDHTVIFAAVGERVELSHRASSRETFAQGALRAAHWIMDQQPGLYDMQDVLGLR, from the coding sequence ATGAGTTTGCCTAAATTGGGAATTGTGGGCGCTAAAGGGCGAATGGGAAAAGCTTTGTTGCAATTAGCTGAACCGGCAGGATTTCAGGTCGAGGGGGCGTTGGATCAGGGGGATGATTTGGAAAAGGGGTTGGAGGCTTGCGATGTGATAATTGATTTTAGTGTGCATACCATTACGACGCAAGTAGCAGAACAGGCAAGGCAATGTAGTGTGCCTTTGGTAATCGGCACTACTGGTCACACGCCGAAAGAGATCGAAGCGGTGGGAAATCGCGCTAAAGCTATTCCGATTGTGTTTGCACCGAATTTTTCGGTAGGGGTGAATACGCTGTTTTGGTTAACTCGAAAAGCGGCTGAAATTTTGGGGCCTAATTTTGATCTAGAGGTGTTGGAAATGCATCATCATCTCAAAAAGGATGCTCCCAGTGGAACAGCAAAGCACCTGGCGGAAATCTTGTGTGGTGTTCGAAAGTTGCAGTATGAACGAGATGTAAGACATGGGCGTTATGGATTAATAGGAGAAAGAGCTAAAAGCGAGATTGGTATGCATGCCATTCGTGGAGGGGATGTGGTGGGAGATCACACCGTGATTTTTGCGGCAGTGGGTGAAAGAGTTGAGCTGAGTCATCGGGCTTCTTCGCGTGAGACGTTTGCGCAAGGCGCGTTGCGTGCGGCGCATTGGATAATGGATCAGCAACCGGGTCTTTATGATATGCAAGATGTGCTGGGGCTTCGTTAA
- the dapA gene encoding 4-hydroxy-tetrahydrodipicolinate synthase, translating into MFTGTHTALVTPFRQGQVDWTALEALLEKQIEGKVDGVVPVGTTGESPTLSHEEHIEVIRFCVEKVAGRCQVIAGTGSNATQEAMELTQAAEKAGADASLQVAPYYNKPTQEGLYQHFAAIASATKLPIVLYSIPGRCVVEIAVETVARLASDFKNVVCIKEAGGKVERIAPLKKSCPESFTILSGDDALTLPFMREGAVGVISVASNLLPREVSDMVRAQQEGESAQAEALEKKLMPIFRDLFIETNPMPIKAALAMKGWIVEEYRLPMVPMQSETRARLETTLHEGDWL; encoded by the coding sequence ATGTTTACAGGAACTCATACTGCGCTGGTTACGCCTTTTCGCCAAGGGCAAGTGGATTGGACGGCTTTGGAGGCCTTGCTGGAAAAACAGATTGAAGGCAAAGTGGATGGGGTGGTGCCCGTGGGAACGACGGGTGAGTCGCCGACTTTATCACATGAAGAACATATAGAAGTGATTCGATTTTGTGTAGAGAAGGTTGCGGGTCGTTGTCAGGTGATCGCGGGTACAGGTTCAAACGCTACACAAGAAGCGATGGAGTTAACGCAAGCGGCCGAAAAAGCAGGTGCAGACGCTTCCTTGCAAGTAGCGCCTTATTACAATAAGCCAACTCAAGAAGGGCTTTATCAACATTTTGCCGCTATTGCGAGCGCTACGAAATTGCCCATAGTTCTGTATAGTATTCCTGGGCGGTGTGTGGTGGAAATTGCTGTGGAAACTGTGGCAAGATTGGCAAGCGATTTTAAAAATGTGGTGTGCATTAAAGAAGCAGGCGGTAAGGTAGAAAGAATTGCTCCACTGAAAAAGAGCTGCCCGGAATCCTTCACTATTTTATCGGGTGATGATGCGTTAACGTTGCCTTTCATGCGTGAAGGTGCGGTGGGTGTGATTAGTGTTGCATCGAATCTTTTACCGCGAGAGGTGAGCGATATGGTTCGCGCACAACAGGAGGGCGAATCGGCGCAGGCCGAGGCATTGGAGAAAAAATTAATGCCTATTTTCCGTGATTTATTTATTGAAACCAATCCTATGCCAATTAAAGCAGCTTTGGCGATGAAAGGTTGGATTGTGGAAGAGTATCGTTTGCCGATGGTTCCCATGCAATCGGAAACCCGCGCTCGACTAGAAACAACATTGCATGAAGGAGATTGGTTATGA
- the floA gene encoding flotillin-like protein FloA (flotillin-like protein involved in membrane lipid rafts): protein MINHFFPLLQISSIALFIGFAVLAVIAIVFVVILLNFFGVWIRAILAKAPVTIANLIGMRLRRVPLAMIVDARITAVKAGIDIESDELEAHYLAGGNVLFVVAALIAAKKAGITLEFDRACAIDLAVKGTNKSVIEAVQTSVNPKVIDCPAASSGKQTIDGVAKDGIAVKAKARVTVRTNLDRFVGGATEETIIARVGEGIVTSIGSSESYKIVLENPDRISKTVLEKGLDSGTAFEILSIDIADVDIGENVGAKLQTEQAEADKQVAQAKAEVRRAAAVALEQEMVARIQEMKAKVVEAEALVPQAMAEAFRNGNLGILDYQRIKNIQADTQMRSSIAQPDNKGNSNPKHQ from the coding sequence ATGATTAATCACTTTTTTCCCCTCCTCCAAATTTCTAGCATTGCGCTTTTTATTGGCTTTGCCGTCTTAGCTGTCATCGCCATTGTTTTTGTTGTTATTTTACTCAACTTCTTTGGCGTTTGGATTCGCGCTATCCTTGCCAAAGCACCTGTCACCATCGCAAATTTAATTGGCATGCGCCTTCGACGCGTGCCTTTAGCTATGATCGTTGACGCTCGCATTACAGCAGTAAAAGCCGGTATCGATATCGAAAGTGACGAACTCGAAGCCCATTATCTCGCTGGTGGCAACGTTTTATTCGTAGTCGCTGCGCTCATCGCTGCAAAAAAAGCCGGCATCACCTTAGAATTTGACCGCGCCTGCGCCATTGATCTCGCTGTCAAAGGCACCAACAAAAGCGTGATTGAAGCCGTCCAAACCAGCGTGAATCCTAAAGTCATCGATTGCCCTGCTGCAAGCAGTGGCAAACAAACCATCGATGGTGTGGCCAAAGACGGAATCGCAGTCAAAGCCAAAGCGCGTGTTACCGTACGCACAAATCTCGACCGTTTTGTTGGCGGAGCAACCGAAGAAACAATCATCGCGCGAGTTGGTGAAGGCATTGTTACCTCAATTGGTTCTTCAGAAAGCTATAAAATTGTTTTAGAAAATCCCGATCGTATTTCTAAAACTGTTTTGGAAAAAGGATTGGATTCTGGCACCGCTTTCGAAATCCTATCTATTGATATTGCTGATGTCGACATCGGTGAAAACGTGGGTGCTAAACTTCAAACTGAACAAGCCGAAGCTGATAAGCAAGTGGCTCAAGCCAAGGCCGAGGTGCGACGCGCTGCCGCTGTTGCCTTGGAACAAGAAATGGTGGCTCGCATTCAGGAAATGAAAGCCAAAGTGGTAGAAGCAGAAGCGTTAGTGCCCCAAGCCATGGCGGAAGCTTTTCGCAATGGCAACCTCGGAATTCTAGATTATCAACGCATCAAAAATATTCAGGCCGACACTCAAATGCGCAGTTCCATTGCTCAACCTGACAATAAAGGAAATAGCAATCCCAAACACCAATAG
- a CDS encoding endonuclease/exonuclease/phosphatase family protein: MMKRFLSLILSLFFSMGFFLYGANDESEKKDSTASAHKKAPNGTSVTIACYNVENWGKTDRWIGESKVNNMMKPAEECEAVVTIIKKINPDILGLMEVLRTPDDANIKSIRNALKKAGVDYPYMATVIGEDKRAQNLLLSRYPITKTIDLNKDAFTMHVKQQVDGKWKDKIITRRSERGFIDAIIEINPHYQIEVFVAHLKSKRPAPNLNDPKTREFGEDIIRRNEALLLRSHMMERYDENKEVNLIVMGDLNDIITSPAIRTLLGNRGSPVLTHRLPLKDYLGDEWTHFHYPEKAYNLIDYMIVSDGLMHEFVEDEKKSYVYREKGDDSESLKWSHASDHRPLVATFLATNLSLATSSISQVVIHKEKIQSSH, from the coding sequence ATGATGAAACGTTTTCTCAGTTTAATTTTGTCCCTGTTTTTTTCGATGGGCTTTTTTTTATATGGCGCGAATGATGAATCTGAAAAGAAAGATTCTACTGCTTCAGCACACAAAAAAGCCCCGAACGGCACTTCGGTAACGATTGCTTGTTATAATGTTGAAAATTGGGGGAAAACGGATCGTTGGATCGGGGAATCTAAAGTTAATAATATGATGAAACCCGCTGAAGAATGCGAAGCGGTTGTGACCATTATCAAAAAAATTAATCCAGACATTTTGGGTTTGATGGAGGTTTTGAGGACTCCTGATGATGCTAATATTAAGTCCATTCGAAATGCTTTAAAAAAAGCAGGAGTGGATTATCCTTACATGGCTACAGTAATTGGAGAGGATAAGCGCGCGCAAAATCTTTTGTTGAGTCGTTATCCTATTACAAAAACTATCGATCTTAATAAAGATGCTTTTACGATGCATGTTAAGCAGCAGGTTGATGGAAAATGGAAAGATAAAATTATTACACGACGATCGGAACGGGGATTTATCGATGCCATTATTGAAATTAATCCACATTATCAAATTGAAGTTTTTGTAGCGCATTTAAAATCAAAACGCCCTGCACCTAATTTAAATGATCCCAAGACGCGCGAGTTTGGTGAAGATATTATTCGACGTAATGAAGCTCTTCTTTTACGCAGCCATATGATGGAGCGTTATGATGAAAATAAGGAAGTCAATTTGATCGTGATGGGAGATTTGAATGATATTATTACTAGCCCTGCCATTCGAACTTTGTTGGGTAACAGAGGCAGTCCGGTTTTAACGCATCGTTTGCCTTTGAAAGATTATTTAGGCGACGAATGGACACATTTTCATTATCCGGAAAAAGCTTATAACTTGATTGATTACATGATAGTAAGCGATGGACTCATGCACGAATTTGTTGAAGACGAGAAAAAGTCTTATGTTTATCGCGAAAAAGGAGATGATTCAGAATCTTTAAAGTGGAGTCATGCTTCAGATCATCGCCCTTTAGTGGCTACTTTTTTGGCGACAAATTTATCGCTTGCAACCTCCAGCATTTCTCAAGTCGTGATTCACAAAGAAAAAATTCAATCTTCTCATTAA